The following are encoded together in the Culex pipiens pallens isolate TS chromosome 1, TS_CPP_V2, whole genome shotgun sequence genome:
- the LOC120430056 gene encoding uncharacterized protein LOC120430056, translating to MGDPGPPATVEPPCHRRLFSRPGPVCSEGNGVSQTASSGKYTSNESAVLSGSDLSLDSSTFPDAAAAVVQTEPAERRFLTVYYQNVRGLRTKTNETFLALCRCDYDVIVLIETWLTEAIKDAELTKNYKLFRCDRNPESSSLLRGGGVLIAAKAKLGCKAVELLNCESLEQTVIRLTLPLQTLFVCCVYIRPVSDPATYATHAAAVQQVIDLSKESDSVLVVGDYNLPNLIWYHDDDTDSLLPVNASSEQEVTLVESMLPLGLTQVNDLPNAFGKLLDLVFVSDNVSVELFEPPCPLLKVDQHHNPLLMQLEYRTALNDNTVEPDAVFDFKRCDYTTLNERILAVDWLTFLDAPCVNSVTEMFYEKLFEIFNEVVPRKSVCICHRYRQPWWNDDLRLLRNRLRKATSRFLSTKTAWDKVVARNIEEEYLNYQQESFQNYINDLQSAVKSNPSKFWTYVNAKKQTEQTPLDVSYRDVNNDDILKVLSSVDPSKGPGPDGLPPVFVKSCANSLVVPVSVIFNKSLEHAIFPDIWKLASISPIHKSGNVSEVENYRPISILSCLAKVLEKVVYDRLFPAVRRIISANQHGFMRNRSTTTNLLSFVSPTINVLESGGQVDAVYIDFEKAFDKVPHTLTIKKLKKLGLPDWIVAWLHSYLTSRKAFVNLRVTRSDIFDIPSGVPQGSHLGPLIFILFVNELNTLTGSSTLMYADDLKLYRTVKSHVDCLALQADVDTLLHWCDRNGMTAHAKKCKVLSFSRSRNPIISDYSMNGQQLDRVDTFKDLGVVVDSKLRFNQHIALTTAKAFAMLGFLKRSTKHFDDPYSLKSLFCSLHVKDSGTTHHCLVSRGTERFMDITTR from the exons ATGGGAGATCCTGGACCTCCTGCCACAGTCGAGCCACCGTGTCATCGTCGTCTCTTCAGCCGCCCTGGTCCTGTGTGCAGTGAAGGAAATGGGGTCTCCCAGACCGCCAGCTCAGGCAAGTACACGTCTAATGAAAGCGCAGTGTTATCGGGCTCAGATCTCTCCTTGGATTCCAGCACCTttcctgatgctgctgctgctgtagtTCAAACCGAACCGGCGGAGCGCCGCTTCCTGACAGTATACTACCAGAACGTGAGAGGTCTCAGAACAAAAACCAACGAAACATTTCTGGCACTCTGTCGCTGCGACTACGACGTTATCGTTTTAATCGAAACCTGGCTCACGGAGGCGATCAAAGATGCCGAGTTAACAAAAAACTACAAGCTGTTTCGATGCGACCGCAACCCAGAAAGCAGTTCTCTACTTCGAGGAGGAGGGGTCCTTATCGCAGCTAAAGCTAAGCTCGGGTGTAAAGCTGTCGAGCTACTCAATTGCGAAAGCTTGGAACAGACCGTAATTCGCCTGACCCTGCCACTGCAAACGTTGTTCGTGTGCTGTGTCTACATCAGACCCGTTAGCGATCCCGCCACCTACGCCACCCACGCCGCCGCCGTGCAGCAAGTCATCGACCTTTCCAAGGAATCGGACTCTGTCTTAGTTGTTGGCGATTACAACCTCCCGAATCTAATCTGGTACCATGACGACGACACGGACAGCCTCCTTCCTGTAAACGCTTCTTCAGAGCAGGAAGTCACGCTAGTTGAGTCGATGTTGCCGCTGGGTCTTACACAAGTAAACGACTTGCCCAACGCGTTTGGTAAGCTGCTGGATCTGGTATTTGTCAGTGACAACGTATCGGTCGAGTTGTTCGAGCCTCCATGCCCTCTTTTGAAAGTTGATCAGCACCACAACCCGCTTCTTATGCAGCTGGAGTACAGAACTGCGTTGAACGACAACACTGTTGAACCCGATGCTGTCTTTGACTTCAAAAGGTGTGATTACACGACTTTGAACGAGAGAATCCTTGCTGTCGATTGGCTGACCTTTCTGGATGCTCCCTGTGTCAACTCTGTGACTGAaatgttctacgaaaaactcttTGAAATCTTCAACGAGGTTGTACCAAGGAAGTCAGTATGCATCTGCCACCGCTACAGGCAGCCCTGGTGGAACGACGATTTGCGCTTGCTCCGAAATCGTCTGCGGAAAGCAACTAGCAGGTTTCTATCAACTAAAACAGCGTGGGACAAAGTCGTCGCGCGTAACATCGAAGAAGAGTACCTAAATTATCAACAAGAGAGCTTCCAGAACTACATCAATGATCTGCAAAGTGCCGTGAAGAGCAACCCGTCAAAATTCTGGACCTATGTGAACGCAAAAAAGCAGACTGAACAAACTCCGCTGGACGTGTCCTACCGTGATGTCAACA ATGATGACATCCTCAAGGTTCTTTCGAGCGTCGATCCTAGCAAAGGTCCTGGTCCCGATGGTCTCCCACCAGTATTCGTGAAAAGCTGTGCAAACTCGCTTGTTGTGCCGGTCTCGGTGATCTTCAACAAATCGCTGGAACATGCAATCTTCCCCGACATCTGGAAACTTGCGTCGATTAGTCCAATCCATAAATCCGGTAACGTAAGCGAGGTCGAAAACTACCGGCCTATTTCTATCCTAAGCTGTTTAGCAAAAGTGCTAGAAAAGGTCGTTTACGACAGGCTGTTCCCAGCAGTGCGACGGATTATCTCGGCAAACCAACACGGGTTCATGCGGAACCGGTCAACTACCACGAACCTTCTTTCCTTCGTCTCACCTACCATCAACGTGTTGGAGAGTGGAGGCCAGGTGGACGCAGTGTATATCGACTTCGAGAAGGCGTTCGACAAGGTGCCGCACACGCTgaccatcaagaagctgaaaaaACTTGGCCTCCCGGACTGGATCGTCGCTTGGCTTCACTCCTATTTGACGAGCAGGAAGGCTTTCGTTAATCTCCGGGTAACTCGTTCCGATATCTTCGATATTCCTTCTGGCGTCCCGCAAGGTAGCCACCTGGGGCCGCTCATTTTCATACTGTTTGTGAATGAGCTCAACACTTTGACGGGTTCAAGTACGCTTATGTACGCCGACGATCTTAAACTCTACCGAACTGTAAAATCTCACGTCGACTGCCTCGCTCTACAAGCAGATGTGGACACCTTGCTGCACTGGTGCGACCGGAACGGGATGACAGCGCACGCAAAAAAGTGTAAGGTTCTGTCATTCAGCCGTTCGAGGAACCCTATAATCTCGGACTACAGCATGAATGGACAACAACTCGATCGTGTGGACACCTTCAAGGACCTGGGAGTAGTTGTTGACAGTAAGTTGAGGTTCAACCAGCACATTGCCCTAACGACCGCCAAAGCTTTTGCCATGTTGGGCTTCCTGAAAAGGAGTACCAAGCACTTCGACGATCCTTACTCGCTAAAATCGCTCTTTTGCTCGTTA CACGTCAAGGACTCAGGAACAACCCACCACTGCTTAGTGTCCCGCGGCACCGAACGGTTTATGGACATCACAACCCGTTAG
- the LOC120430062 gene encoding beta-1,3-galactosyltransferase 5-like, with the protein MIGTFLKRKMWISNFRITHLIFGIIVLATIIFYSTLNGRQYNLVIKRYPDLRLNGTENHFMPLPLSNTSLMDIQTKLNKRKNCGFFTFLANGCGSTSNITSVLKKLGENNLIANDSSLKSEANSDNIQRIEKLPLSEIQEVGVKLEKLPPNNHSLSNKTIVANNNVDSSTERVIKTKDIYENGHMNDQTSINNICPQKGADVNLLILITSAPTHREQRLSIRQSWGHYGIRRDISIGFMLGRTQDQRIEDQLSAENYMYSDLIRGNFIDSYKNLTLKTISLLEWTTTNCPNATYLLKTDDDMFINVPKLLQFIETHLSYKRSIFGRLAKKWKPIRNKKSKYYVSPEQYFPPVFPPFTTGPAYLMTSDIILDLYNKSLSQTYLKLEDVYTTGIVAQLLNIHRVNIKEFLNRRIAFNQCNIKKSISIHMVKTNEQYDLWKKISDNSVQCK; encoded by the exons ATGATTGGTACTTTTCTGAAAAGAAAAATGTGGATTTCAAATTTTCGCATAACCCATTTAATATTCGGCATTATAGTACTGGCAACCATAATATTTTATTCAACGCTGAATGGAAGGCAGTATAATTTGGTCATAAAAAGATATCCAGATCTACGTCTCAATGGCACAGAAAATCATTTCATGCCATTGCCTCTATCAAACACATCTTTGATGGATatccaaacaaaattaaataagagGAAAAACTGtggatttttcacatttttagccAACGGCTGTGGATCGACTAGTAACATAACTAGCGTACTGAAGAAACTTGGTGAGAATAATTTGATTGCAAACGATTCGTCGCTCAAATCTGAAGCCAACAGTGATAATATTCAAAGGATAGAAAAGTTACCCTTGTCTGAAATTCAAGAAGTTGGTGTTAAATTGGAAAAGCTTCCTCCGAACAACCATTCCCTTTCTAACAAAACCATTGTAGCCAACAACAATGTCGACAGTTCTACAGAGCGTGTGATAAAGACTAAGGATATTTACGAAAATGGACACATGAATGACCAAACTAGCATAAACAACATTTGCCCGCAAAAAGGCGCCGACGTGAATCTACTGATATTGATTACATCAGCACCCACTCATCGAGAACAAAGGTTATCTATCCGGCAATCATGGGGACATTATGGAATTCGGCGAGATATCTCTATTGGATTCATGCTTGGTCGGACCCAAGACCAACGCATAGAAGATCAGCTGTCTGCCGAAAACTACATGTATag CGATCTGATCAGAGGAAACTTTATCGACAGCTACAAAAATCTCACCCTAAAAACGATCTCGTTGCTCGAATGGACAACTACAAATTGTCCCAATGCCACATATTTACTCAAAACAGACGATGACATGTTTATTAACGTACCCAAACTGTTGCAATTTATCGAAACGCACTTGAGCTACAAACGGTCAATTTTCGGGCGGCTCGCGAAAAAATGGAAACCGATTCGGAACAAAAAATCCAAGTATTATGTCAGCCCAGAACAGTACTTTCCACCAGTATTTCCACCTTTTACTACCG GCCCGGCGTATCTGATGACATCAGACATCATTCTAGATTTGTACAACAAGTCGTTATCCCAAACTTACCTCAAACTGGAAGATGTCTACACTACCGGAATAGTAGCACAGCTACTGAACATTCATAGAGTAAACATTAAAGAATTTCTTAACCGACGAATAGCTTTTAATCAATGTAATATAAAAAAGTCTATAAGTATACACATGGTGAAAACAAACGAACAATATGATTTATGGAAAAAGATATCAGACAACAGCGTACAATGTAAATAG
- the LOC120430055 gene encoding uncharacterized protein LOC120430055, whose product MDRVCGTCAKEIKDIEPAQCSYCENFYHIKAECSDVTRSYMQVFFSTRKALWLCPNCRDVFSNRTVKSLLQEVAADRTGAAGDSGELTRLQNQVEVLMKSVTDLQQQVSNNLTAVMEKIEKCTSPSECCKSTSYAAVASGQSEVSEREKDSVVVQKPRVKRPTISGTGEVNLQDLSVTSITVEPRPQRFWLYLTGLNPKINTNDVKLIVERCLGTSLDLDPKLLVPKDTDCSRYRFVSYRIGLDPKLRDKALDGNNWPRNLGVREFEFFDTDSKNRSTPRPWGAQAFWEPPILPTSAHPLLKFIPVARAHRSVVMWGSPSLLPQSRQHSHYFLGNPAYQLRRCCAFTQFVTGSVNSSAV is encoded by the exons ATGGATCGAGTCTGCGGTACATGCGCGAAGGAGATCAAAGACATTGAGCCTGCTCAGTGTTCTTACTGCGAAAATTTTTACCACATCAAGGCGGAATGCTCGGACGTTACCCGGAGTTACATGCAGGTCTTCTTCAGTACCCGCAAGGCGCTCTGGCTGTGTCCAAACTGTCGCGACGTCTTCAGCAATCGGACGGTGAAAAGTCTGCTGCAGGAAGTTGCTGCAGATCGAACAGGAGCGGCAGGGGATTCTGGCGAGCTCACCAGACTTCAAAACCAAGTCGAGGTCCTGATGAAATCGGTGACCGATCTTCAGCAGCAGGTTTCCAACAACCTCACAGCGGTCATGGAAAAAATCGAGAAGTGTACCTCCCCCTCCGAGTGTTGCAAATCAACTTCGTACGCAGCAGTAGCTTCCGGACAAAGTGAGGTTTCCGAGCGTGAGAAGGACAGCGTCGTCGTGCAGAAGCCTCGTGTCAAACGGCCCACGATCTCCGGAACCGGGGAAGTGAACCTTCAGGACCTCTCAGTAACCAGCATAACGGTAGAACCAAGGCCCCAACGGTTCTGGTTGTACCTTACCGGACTGAATCCAAAAATCAACACCAACGACGTCAAGTTGATCGTGGAACGTTGCCTTGGAACAAGCTTGGATCTTGATCCTAAGCTCCTGGTCCCGAAGGATACCGACTGCTCGCGTTACAGATTCGTTTCGTATCGAATCGGCTTGGATCCCAAACTCCGAGATAAGGCCCTTGATGGAAACAATTGGCCAAGAAACCTCGGTGTCAGAGAATTCGAGTTTTTCGACACGGATTCAAAAAACCGATCAACGCCTCGACCATGGGGCGCACAAGCATTTTGGGAACCTCCAATCCTACCGACCTCGGCCCACCCGCTGTTGAAGTTCATCCCCGTCGCCCGGGCTCACAGGTCCGTAGTGATGTGGGGGTCTCCCAGCCTGCTACCACAG TCTCGACAACACTCGCATTACTTCCTCGGAAATCCCGCTTACCAGCTCAGGCGCTGCTGTGCCTTCACCCAGTTTGTCACCGGTTCAGTCAACTCGTCTGCCGTGTGA